A stretch of DNA from Globicephala melas chromosome 19, mGloMel1.2, whole genome shotgun sequence:
AGTGCACCTCATAACATGGAAAGTGCCTTCTCTGAGCAAGTGTGCAAGAGAGAACGTCCAGGATGATGGCTGGTCTTTTTCTAACCTGACCTGTAGAAAATGATCCCATCATTTTTGCCCTGTTCTGTTCCTTAGAAATGGGTCAATCAGTCCAGCCTATGGTCAAGGGAAGCGGCCTACACAGGGGCAGGAATACTGGGAGGTAGGCATTCTTGGGGGCCATCGGAGAGGCTGCCTTCCACAGGCCCTCATGCCCACTCCAGTGtccttggggtttgctttctcccCACTTCCCTTGGGGCAGCTCTTTCAGTCCAGCCAGATCAGTgactcttctccttcccttctttgttTCCCAGAGTAGGTGCTGTGGGTGCCAAGGCTGGGCCGTGTGTGGTGTCCCCTCCCTTGCTGAGCAGTCCCGACACCTATGCCCAAAGCCTTTCAGGATCGGGTTAGGAGTTCAGGGCTCTTTCACTCTGCTTCACAGATTCTGTCTGGCTTGGGCACTTCCATGTCCATAATGCCTCTGTGTCCATGTTCTGCCCCCATCTTCTGGCTGAGATTTCCTGGTGCATGACTATGCCAGGAATTGTAGGTACTGACATGGTCACTGCTTGTGGAAGACACAGGGATGTTCCGCCGAATCCTCCTTcgggtttttttgtcttttttttttttaacattttctattttttgtgggATGGGTCTGTCTAGGTCACTCATCTgctctatgttttgttttgttttttcttgcagtatagttgattcataatgttgtgttagtttcccctatgttttgttttgttttttttacaaccTCCATCTTCCAGATCCCATGTAGTTGCCCAGGTAGAGAGGGGCAGGAAGCCCCGGGTGCCTGACAGGGAGCCCTGACTCCAGCCACAGTGAGAGAGGTCATAGAGGGCCTTGCCCTGCTGCATGGGAGCTGAAAGAGAGCCATCTTAGGGCTGAGTTCACATCATACTGAACCTGCTTTGTGTTCACCAGTGTTTTCTTGCCAAGGCACATAGCAGTACCtcacttctccctttccttccccattCTTGGCACTTGACGTTTCTCTTCTGTCTTCCATCCCTTTGTTGTTTCCCCACCTCTCTGGCCTCTGTGTCTCTCACTCATTCTCCTCTTTTCCGTCCACATTGCTCTGCAACATTGGCTACTATAATGTGTCATGAGTTGTGCACATATCCGTATGTAGTCCTTAAGAACCAGCTACTTACTTGCAATCAGATTTTCCTGGGCTTGGACGCAGCCTTCTGCACAGAGCTCACCTGACGCCAGCAGCTGAGGCCCTGCTGAAACCCTTTTGTAGAGGAGTGAGTTGGAGACCTTGCCTCTACTTCTGGTACTGTCCACCATCACTGTGTCTTAACCCAGCGTTAGAGTTCCTCCATACTGTGACGTTTAGAGGCCCAGGACTGACAATGGATGCTTCCTCACCCTGATCCTGGCTCCCTCATCTTGCCAAAAGCCAGTGGACTCATTCATTGGTGTGtcacacatacatatgtgatGGAGTTGCTGCTTCCCACCAAAATCAACATGTCCTTCACTAGCATTTCTTTGCTTTCAGGTTGTTGGTGTGAATCAGACAATGAGGAGGCCTCTTCTGAGCAGAGCATTCTTGTAGGAGTATCAGAGGTCAGGACTCCTGAGTCATGTCCATTTATCCAGAAAGCCCACCCATGTGAGATATGTGACCCACTCTTGAAAGACATTTTGCACCTGGCTGAACACCAGAGATCATGCCCTGCACAGAAACAGTACACATGTGACCCCTGTGGGCGAGGATTCCTGTTCAGTGAAAACTTTTATCAGCCTCAGAAGCAATATAGTGGGAAGAATCCCATCAGAAGGGATGATGATGGGGCCTTACTTGTGAAGAGCTGTGCTGTCCACATGTTAGGGAGACCTTTTACTtgcagggaggaagggatggaCTTGCCAGATAGCTCTGGCCTCTTCCAGCACCAAAGTACTCACAATGGAATGAGTCCATGCAGAAGGGCTGAGTTCATGGAGCCCTTTCCACAAAGCTCCAGACTCGGGCGACACCAGGGAGACCATGATGAACTGATGCTTCTTAATTGCAGTGACAATGGGAAAGCCTTCCTGAACACCTTCACTCTCCATGACAACCAGATAACTCAGGCTGAAGTGCGAGCTTTTAGGTGCCTACCATGTGGAGATCTGTCCAAGGAGAATTCGGCTCTTACTCATCACAATAAAATTCATAGTGGAGAAATTTCACATGTGTGTAAGGAGTGTAGAAAGGCCTTCATTCACCTGTCTCAcctaaaaacccaccagaaattTCACGCTGGAAAACGACAGTATACatgcagtgaatgtggaaaagctTACAACAGAAGCTCCCACCTTGTTCAGCACCaaagaattcacactggagaaaggccttatgagtgcggcgaatgtggaaaagcttttagccGCAAAAACACGCTTGTTCAGCAccagagagttcacactggagaaaggtcTTATGActgcagtgaatgtggaaaagcctaCAGCAGAAGCTCCCACCTTGTGCAGCAccagagagttcacactggagaaaggccttatgagtgcagtgaatgtgggaaattcttTAGCCAAAGCTCTCACCTTATTGAGCACTGGAGAATTCATACTGGGGCAAGGCCTTACGAGTGCATAGAATGTGGAAAATTCTTTAGCCATAACTCCAGCCTCATTAAACATAGGAGAGTCCACACAGGAGCAAGGTCTTTTGTGTGTGGTAAATGTGGGAAGGCTTTTGGCTGCAAAGACACACTTGTTCAGCACCAGATAATTCACACTGGAgcaaggccttatgagtgcagcaAGTGTGGAAAGGCCTTCAGCCGTAAAGACACGCTAGTACAGCACCAGAAAATCCACAccggagaaaggccttatgagtgtaGCGAATGTGGAAAATTCTTTAGCCATAGCTACAACCTCATTgtgcatcagagaattcacactggagcGAAGCCTtttgagtgcagtgaatgtgggaaatgcTTTAGCCACAACTCCAGCCTCATTCTACACCAGAGGGTTCACAGTGGGGTAAGGCCTTATGTGtgtagtgaatgtgggaaagcctacaTTAGTAGCTCCCACCTTGTTCAGCACAAGAAAGTCCACACTGGAgcaaggccttatgagtgcagtgaatgtgggaaattcttTAGCCACAACTCTAGCCTCATCCTTCACCAGAGggttcacactggagagaagccttacatgtgcagtgaatgtgggaaagcctatAGCAGAAACTCCCATCTTGTTCAGCACCAGAAAGTTCACACTGGTGAAGGGCCTCATGAATGCAACATCTTTGGTGGCCCTTTAGCTGCATCTGTTACACTTGTTTAGCAGCCAGAAGGTTCACGCTAGAGAAAGGCCTTATGAATGCAGAAAATGTGCTGTATCCTTGTTCAAGGTATTAGGACTCACACCAGAGAAGAG
This window harbors:
- the LOC115847975 gene encoding LOW QUALITY PROTEIN: zinc finger protein 304-like (The sequence of the model RefSeq protein was modified relative to this genomic sequence to represent the inferred CDS: inserted 1 base in 1 codon) encodes the protein MAAAALMDRAQGCVTFEDVLVYFSREEWELLEEVQRLLYRDVMLENFALVASLGCWCESDNEEASSEQSILVGVSEVRTPESCPFIQKAHPCEICDPLLKDILHLAEHQRSCPAQKQYTCDPCGRGFLFSENFYQPQKQYSGKNPIRRDDDGALLVKSCAVHMLGRPFTCREEGMDLPDSSGLFQHQSTHNGMSPCRRAEFMEPFPQSSRLGRHQGDHDELMLLNCSDNGKAFLNTFTLHDNQITQAEVRAFRCLPCGDLSKENSALTHHNKIHSGEISHVCKECRKAFIHLSHLKTHQKFHAGKRQYTCSECGKAYNRSSHLVQHQRIHTGERPYECGECGKAFSRKNTLVQHQRVHTGERSYDCSECGKAYSRSSHLVQHQRVHTGERPYECSECGKFFSQSSHLIEHWRIHTGARPYECIECGKFFSHNSSLIKHRRVHTGARSFVCGKCGKAFGCKDTLVQHQIIHTGARPYECSKCGKAFSRKDTLVQHQKIHTGERPYECSECGKFFSHSYNLIVHQRIHTGAKPFECSECGKCFSHNSSLILHQRVHSGVRPYVCSECGKAYISSSHLVQHKKVHTGARPYECSECGKFFSHNSSLILHQRVHTGEKPYMCSECGKAYSRNSHLVQHQKVHTGEGPYECSKCGMAFIRKFHLVQHQRIHTGERPFQCSECGKCFRYNSTLISHQRVHTGLSPYECSKCGEFFKYNANFMKHQRKHNGERPYECRECGKFFRYNYRLVRHGRVHSGERPYKCSECGKFFRYSSTFIRHQRVHTSERPYKCNECGKYFRYNSTLIKHQRVHTGERPYECTECGKFFRYTSTLIRHQRVHTVERPYECSLCGEYFRSKSKLIKHWQNHTGERPYECSECGKAFRYHCRLIRHKRVHSGERPFECSECGKFFRYNSNLIKHWRNHTGERPYECRECGKAFSHKHILVEHQKIHTGERPYECSRCQKAFIRKSHLVHHQKIHTXRQYECCECGEFIRYNSNLMKQRIHSGKGLMKGPTV